A genomic region of Oceaniferula marina contains the following coding sequences:
- a CDS encoding zonular occludens toxin domain-containing protein: MIQILTGKIGAGKTLHAVEFIYEALIEGRTIATNIELVYDKLAYLALKEKGVLIREDQIIHLDLNADPNWHQSIPWGIVGKTVLVVLDEIHLFFNSRDYAKTDKNHRSMLSFLSQSRKACVDVLFVAQVASQVEKQFRNQAKNEIYINDFGNFHLPLVGRVPLRQNILTTKDLDTGMKMRVQKRDYPKKFFGAYNTYAFLDDDMQLASSKSERLEPYKLHKPKGSEKRQLLQKLNGNEILDNTNGSARRHHFWPLEIAWKFWRLRRAERKETNGANDTSADKETNQADNGLQSYG, from the coding sequence ATGATCCAGATTCTTACAGGTAAGATCGGAGCGGGCAAAACTTTGCATGCTGTTGAGTTCATTTATGAGGCTTTGATTGAGGGGCGAACTATTGCAACCAATATCGAGCTTGTTTATGACAAGCTTGCTTATCTGGCTCTAAAGGAAAAAGGCGTTTTGATTCGTGAGGATCAAATAATTCATCTTGATTTGAATGCCGATCCGAATTGGCATCAGTCAATCCCCTGGGGAATTGTCGGCAAAACGGTTTTAGTCGTTCTCGATGAAATCCATTTGTTTTTTAATAGTCGGGACTATGCAAAGACAGACAAGAATCATAGGTCAATGCTTTCTTTCCTTAGCCAATCCCGAAAGGCTTGTGTGGATGTTCTTTTTGTTGCCCAAGTAGCTTCACAAGTTGAGAAGCAATTTCGGAACCAGGCTAAAAATGAAATTTACATAAATGACTTTGGCAATTTTCACCTTCCTTTGGTTGGCCGTGTTCCTTTGCGTCAAAATATTCTTACAACTAAGGATTTAGACACTGGAATGAAAATGCGCGTTCAGAAGCGTGATTACCCTAAGAAATTTTTTGGAGCATATAATACATATGCCTTTTTGGATGACGATATGCAGTTGGCATCATCTAAGAGTGAACGGTTGGAACCTTACAAGCTACACAAGCCGAAAGGATCCGAAAAAAGACAACTGTTACAAAAATTGAACGGAAATGAGATTTTGGATAATACTAATGGTAGTGCTAGGCGGCACCACTTTTGGCCTTTGGAAATTGCTTGGAAATTTTGGAGGCTCCGACGAGCCGAAAGAAAAGAGACCAACGGAGCAAACGACACATCAGCCGACAAAGAAACAAACCAAGCAGACAACGGCTTACAGTCATACGGATAA
- a CDS encoding tetratricopeptide repeat protein: MHSSQTCQAIMRLHVLGDFIPATKIAPVQQASRALNAWLEKSALIHHGDVTPALEREDSKAIEMTLMPTGEGQLDLLDRRYPLGGSKEMRESALKKVIQWFPGDANTVFIARSRMAYLNYCHDELQKAEEIYSKLLSRAANGVDIDERLLAKYLYAMVKYELDEKEQAIGILVELASDDRINDYRKGWTHTLLADYLYENKKRMDAAAEHAKLALTIENEHQPRAMQRLFLCYCHQQMSEQAAKLLLDWASTHADQAEDTFKELESKLFELPISPLMKNAHLAIQQSLKTQAKDGVTASNQKDIQAMLETLAGNLRCKMESRESNGEIRKELLALFDQINPNYLKSRQATAIHASASKLEAQLNDLYNEDNDQWLKVAGKYFRSCEPNGQFTHYLWQFLAMVQWKEHQSSVPENCGMYGSLAKLSEKIPHHDDNYWECQFLIASHYESMNQWESAVQIYKKMSNDPQFNSEYGHACWHRMGKAYEGLGMWGESRECHLKFVKERKEFESVCSHICRAGLVSLKSGNRQQAIDDWKLLQDVPRSTWAESENADAIHMAIHMANTPEESFEYWDDMDQWWREVYLEELKRHDLQPESNTVLYSSDQASNVEAAVKLASSNKNWSEMLESIHPVFDVMRFLPCYFEGLYATVYNGANRFSTSDKKRCYRLLAKAAGAINVGKPEVTEIANRVECALLYDVGEHQRAHLKSRLFLKKAAKASPEHLERLTWLYLITSHATGKDLKDSIAKGLKIWNQGPEYMSYHRFALALSNVMTSNRQPKDAIEVLKKASKTKSPDDEFYQQIQKRLQSHSKQSRTADSFQKKVSEWVSKHKPAWYGHLPPYKLDDELKLELEGLLQLGITEKHRLMHIKSLMLAAQSDQIPLAERHQAFIEAVILVSEDAPTWKQHQEIITDALGLDAVPDLVNRNIIWRAFVRASYEGHPSIQSGYREHPAYQLINESTRKAWGRDLVKLCKVRASEAAEEVESLLRKLGRRNIDGNDIIQIEFLFTLLLGWGELEKAQEIYDESEAWEFVGNHNQRQLEIRLKMLRGLKIATPRNEVHQQLVKHFSKALKLKAAEQPKGWQEWITPEKDAGYSTSQRHAIMAQRIIKKQQLDVSDLSIWFLKPGFWAEHDGKVEPERLRVALKTVLDSRLTEKDKSFAIIGLIHYGMTIPQALPVIENELANWVRLNLGKGSNAATACLTLARHAVGHALPKGEPSEDLINLGQDGSTLRKLGRSSYLSLLLRSSDQKKLSVFLDYLPSSALLEDELLFRYYSSLRLLGDDALLKLLDPYIAELIEKQVMDAWRAPEVESFIRTCRFAIEAKHQDLLTEVWMHHVISSLHSEDKPMAKLMLAVVNQQWGEVLDLTESTLKDERNAENQACLHYYRAQALLEQGRLEEAKQSLGKASAINPISSAYSYMATLQCSSLHANTTP, from the coding sequence TTGCATTCCAGCCAAACTTGCCAAGCAATCATGAGACTCCATGTCCTTGGTGATTTTATACCGGCAACAAAAATAGCCCCAGTGCAACAGGCAAGCAGAGCTTTAAATGCGTGGCTTGAGAAATCAGCATTAATTCATCATGGAGATGTCACCCCTGCACTTGAACGGGAAGACAGTAAAGCGATAGAGATGACATTGATGCCGACCGGGGAAGGACAACTCGATCTTTTGGACAGACGGTACCCGTTGGGAGGATCAAAAGAAATGAGGGAAAGCGCCTTAAAAAAGGTGATACAGTGGTTTCCAGGTGATGCCAATACCGTGTTCATTGCACGCTCGAGAATGGCGTATTTGAATTATTGTCACGACGAGCTTCAAAAAGCGGAAGAAATCTACTCAAAGCTTCTCTCGAGGGCAGCTAATGGAGTCGACATCGATGAACGCCTGCTCGCCAAGTATCTCTATGCCATGGTCAAATACGAATTGGATGAGAAGGAACAGGCCATTGGAATTCTGGTGGAGCTCGCCTCAGATGATCGCATCAATGATTACCGCAAAGGGTGGACACACACCTTACTCGCCGATTACTTGTATGAGAATAAGAAGAGGATGGATGCCGCTGCTGAGCACGCAAAATTAGCTCTAACCATTGAAAATGAGCATCAGCCACGTGCCATGCAACGGCTGTTTCTCTGTTACTGCCATCAGCAGATGTCAGAACAGGCTGCAAAGTTATTGCTGGACTGGGCGAGCACACATGCCGATCAAGCGGAAGACACGTTCAAAGAACTCGAAAGTAAACTTTTTGAATTACCGATTTCACCTCTCATGAAGAACGCACACCTTGCGATTCAGCAATCACTAAAGACTCAAGCAAAAGATGGAGTCACAGCTTCAAATCAAAAGGACATACAAGCCATGCTCGAAACATTGGCTGGGAATCTTCGCTGCAAGATGGAATCTCGAGAAAGTAATGGGGAGATTCGGAAAGAACTGCTGGCATTGTTTGATCAGATAAATCCAAACTATCTAAAAAGCCGCCAAGCGACTGCAATTCATGCCAGCGCATCAAAGCTGGAAGCACAGCTAAATGATCTGTACAATGAAGACAATGATCAATGGTTGAAGGTTGCGGGGAAGTATTTTCGGTCATGCGAGCCTAACGGGCAATTCACACACTACCTATGGCAATTCCTAGCAATGGTTCAATGGAAAGAACATCAAAGCTCAGTGCCAGAAAATTGCGGAATGTATGGGTCTTTGGCAAAGTTGAGCGAAAAAATCCCACACCATGACGACAACTACTGGGAGTGTCAGTTTTTGATCGCTAGTCATTATGAATCCATGAACCAATGGGAGTCGGCAGTGCAGATTTACAAAAAAATGTCCAACGATCCGCAATTCAATTCAGAATACGGGCACGCTTGCTGGCACCGAATGGGTAAGGCCTATGAGGGGCTCGGTATGTGGGGGGAATCGAGGGAGTGCCACCTTAAGTTTGTAAAAGAACGGAAAGAATTTGAGAGTGTATGCTCACATATATGTAGAGCTGGATTGGTTAGTTTGAAGTCTGGCAATCGCCAGCAGGCAATTGACGACTGGAAGCTGTTGCAGGATGTGCCTCGGTCAACGTGGGCTGAGAGCGAAAATGCCGATGCCATTCATATGGCCATCCATATGGCAAACACTCCTGAAGAATCATTCGAATATTGGGATGATATGGACCAGTGGTGGCGTGAGGTTTATCTTGAAGAACTCAAGCGGCATGATTTACAGCCGGAATCGAACACGGTTCTTTATTCGTCAGATCAGGCGTCTAACGTTGAGGCTGCAGTCAAGTTGGCGTCATCAAATAAAAATTGGTCTGAAATGCTGGAATCTATCCACCCGGTTTTTGATGTGATGCGGTTTTTGCCATGTTATTTTGAAGGGCTTTATGCAACGGTCTATAATGGGGCGAATAGGTTTTCCACCTCAGATAAAAAAAGGTGCTATCGTTTGTTGGCTAAGGCAGCCGGAGCCATCAACGTAGGTAAACCGGAAGTCACAGAAATCGCAAACCGGGTGGAATGTGCACTCCTTTACGACGTCGGAGAGCATCAAAGAGCCCATCTCAAATCTCGATTGTTTTTGAAAAAGGCAGCCAAGGCCAGCCCGGAGCATTTGGAGCGATTAACATGGCTGTATTTGATCACCAGTCATGCAACGGGCAAAGATCTGAAGGATAGCATCGCAAAGGGGCTGAAGATTTGGAATCAAGGGCCAGAGTATATGAGTTATCACCGCTTTGCCCTGGCTCTGTCGAATGTCATGACCTCGAACCGCCAGCCCAAAGATGCGATAGAAGTGTTAAAAAAAGCCAGCAAAACCAAGTCGCCAGATGACGAATTCTATCAACAAATCCAGAAGCGATTGCAAAGTCATTCCAAGCAATCCCGCACTGCCGACAGTTTTCAGAAAAAAGTCAGTGAATGGGTGTCAAAACACAAACCTGCATGGTATGGTCATCTGCCACCATACAAGCTTGATGACGAGTTGAAGTTAGAGCTTGAGGGCTTGCTTCAGCTCGGTATCACTGAAAAGCACCGGCTTATGCATATCAAGTCATTGATGCTGGCAGCTCAATCAGATCAAATTCCTCTGGCTGAACGCCATCAGGCATTTATCGAGGCTGTGATTCTTGTTTCGGAAGACGCACCGACATGGAAACAGCATCAGGAAATCATCACCGATGCTTTGGGTCTGGATGCCGTTCCTGATCTGGTGAATCGTAATATTATTTGGAGGGCTTTTGTCAGGGCTTCATATGAAGGTCATCCGAGCATTCAGAGTGGCTATCGTGAACATCCCGCTTACCAATTGATCAACGAGTCAACCCGGAAAGCTTGGGGGAGGGATCTCGTCAAACTATGCAAAGTGCGTGCATCCGAGGCTGCCGAGGAAGTAGAATCGCTGCTGCGCAAGTTGGGTCGACGAAACATTGATGGAAACGATATCATCCAGATTGAGTTTCTATTTACGCTGCTTCTTGGCTGGGGTGAACTAGAAAAGGCTCAGGAAATTTACGACGAATCTGAAGCTTGGGAGTTCGTTGGTAATCATAACCAACGCCAACTTGAAATACGGTTGAAAATGCTCAGAGGTCTCAAGATTGCAACCCCCAGAAATGAAGTTCACCAGCAACTAGTGAAGCATTTCAGCAAAGCATTGAAGTTGAAAGCGGCTGAACAACCAAAGGGTTGGCAAGAATGGATCACACCTGAAAAAGACGCAGGTTACTCTACCAGCCAGCGGCACGCCATCATGGCGCAGCGAATCATCAAAAAACAACAGCTTGATGTCTCGGATTTGAGCATCTGGTTTCTTAAGCCAGGGTTCTGGGCAGAGCACGATGGGAAAGTCGAGCCAGAGCGTCTTCGTGTTGCTTTGAAGACAGTTCTGGATTCACGCCTGACAGAGAAAGACAAGTCATTTGCGATTATTGGCCTGATCCATTACGGTATGACGATCCCACAAGCTCTTCCTGTCATCGAGAATGAACTCGCAAATTGGGTTCGTCTGAACCTCGGAAAAGGGAGTAACGCCGCGACGGCATGCTTGACCTTGGCCCGGCATGCTGTCGGTCACGCTCTTCCCAAGGGGGAGCCCTCCGAAGATCTCATTAATTTGGGGCAAGATGGAAGCACTCTGCGCAAATTAGGGCGCTCCTCCTACCTGTCACTTTTACTTCGCTCAAGCGACCAAAAGAAACTTTCCGTGTTTTTGGATTATCTGCCGTCTTCAGCCCTCCTCGAAGATGAATTGCTCTTCAGGTATTACTCATCACTGAGGCTGCTCGGCGATGATGCGTTGCTGAAGTTGCTCGATCCTTATATTGCTGAGCTTATAGAGAAACAGGTGATGGATGCTTGGCGAGCTCCAGAGGTTGAATCCTTTATCAGAACCTGCCGATTTGCCATTGAGGCAAAGCATCAAGATTTACTCACTGAGGTTTGGATGCACCATGTAATTAGCTCCTTGCATTCCGAAGACAAGCCAATGGCAAAGCTCATGCTTGCGGTCGTAAACCAGCAGTGGGGCGAGGTTCTGGATTTGACAGAATCGACGCTCAAAGATGAGCGCAATGCAGAAAACCAAGCTTGTTTGCATTACTATCGAGCTCAAGCATTATTGGAACAAGGAAGGCTAGAGGAAGCAAAGCAAAGCCTTGGCAAAGCATCTGCAATCAATCCTATAAGCTCAGCCTATTCCTATATGGCCACCCTCCAATGCTCGAGCCTGCATGCTAATACCACTCCGTAA
- a CDS encoding peroxidase-related enzyme (This protein belongs to a clade of uncharacterized proteins related to peroxidases such as the alkylhydroperoxidase AhpD.), whose protein sequence is MPFIHTVSESEASGPVKQVYETSIASFGRIANIVRLLSPDSAVIQSSMSLYASLMKRENALSAERREMLATIVSHANDCYYGTLLHAEDFRQVSEYTEAAEIAEQLIYDYRQAMISDADRALCDYAIKLTLKPGDMSAFDVEHLRQHGFSDDAINIAAQVVSYFNYLNRIADGLGVEPEPEMAPSEETWRALKTNEYGL, encoded by the coding sequence ATGCCCTTCATTCATACTGTTTCCGAATCGGAAGCTTCTGGACCCGTAAAGCAGGTCTACGAGACATCCATTGCATCCTTTGGCCGGATCGCCAATATTGTGCGTCTTCTCAGCCCGGATTCTGCGGTGATCCAGAGTTCGATGTCGCTCTACGCGAGCCTAATGAAGCGAGAGAATGCACTCAGTGCAGAGCGGCGCGAAATGCTTGCCACCATCGTTAGTCATGCCAATGACTGTTACTATGGAACACTTTTACACGCTGAGGATTTCCGCCAGGTGTCCGAATACACTGAAGCTGCAGAAATCGCCGAGCAGCTCATTTACGATTATCGGCAGGCAATGATCAGTGATGCAGACCGGGCTCTTTGCGACTACGCGATCAAGCTCACCCTGAAACCTGGTGACATGTCCGCATTCGATGTCGAGCATTTGCGACAACATGGGTTTAGCGATGATGCGATCAATATAGCGGCTCAGGTGGTTTCGTATTTTAATTACCTCAACCGAATTGCAGATGGTCTCGGTGTCGAGCCCGAACCGGAAATGGCTCCATCCGAAGAAACCTGGCGTGCTCTCAAAACCAACGAATATGGACTCTAG
- a CDS encoding DUF3857 domain-containing transglutaminase family protein produces MTSSDFGYSDAHASTSSLKGSKVTVTQSPSWLQAVEYSPMDRVLDAPVSIHLIDHQINTLEHSAYYRSCKRLETPAGVQDESQIEVAFDPAIQKLELHHLSVFRHGELVANYADLDKIRLIQRETSLEQRIYGGEITALIVLDDVRSGDTVDLAYTITNESWLFNQHEWRHFLLQHRNTVGLLRLVWLGEKPRYSLNVDKAEDVSFQESDGCFIWQRRDCPAFKMENGIPLNYMPIEDLELSSFANWGEVQDEVNALWRNLGQLAPEALQMVEQIKAECSETELIEKLVQWVRQEIRYQGFEVGALAMKPADLEAIWKRRHGDCKEKSSLLVALLRAAGVEAYPALVHTSMGGLLESTLPSPGAFNHAIVCIRHQGLEYWVDSTNSLQRGGLPNWTGIYHFGYALLIGPDDGNLSVIAEPDKRRNWVQIAEHYQINSHQKSAKFTIKHRASGVEAEHLRHIVEHEGRVKLQGDFVAWVKAAHPSAELQTDLEIESTDSKDQFCMQGEFYIPEAFIVSPDGSEEGVVFSPYAIIDRVVGADHSNRKHPLGLNYPCRIGQTTTIDCDVSIPFSKDTKRVDCPFFVMSFDVENHEGKPLLRYHYETKEKLVPPDRMAGYKAHLVKSEDLITWAISGPRNASGQSEVENAWGAPKRQSYRSSGSGRRRVYRERPESSSAGIPVWPFVIAVVIVLRLVFAMMDG; encoded by the coding sequence ATGACTTCTTCTGATTTTGGCTATTCCGATGCCCATGCATCCACATCCTCCTTGAAAGGCAGTAAGGTAACCGTCACTCAATCCCCCTCATGGTTGCAAGCTGTAGAATATTCACCCATGGATCGGGTTCTGGACGCCCCGGTTTCTATTCATCTCATTGATCACCAAATCAATACTCTCGAGCACTCGGCATACTACCGCAGCTGTAAGAGATTGGAGACCCCGGCCGGGGTGCAAGATGAGTCCCAAATTGAAGTCGCTTTTGATCCGGCAATCCAAAAGCTGGAATTGCACCACTTGTCTGTTTTTCGGCACGGCGAGCTGGTGGCAAACTACGCAGATTTAGATAAAATTCGATTGATTCAGCGGGAAACATCCTTGGAGCAACGGATCTATGGTGGTGAAATAACTGCGCTGATCGTTTTGGATGATGTTCGCAGTGGAGATACCGTTGATTTGGCGTATACGATCACCAACGAATCGTGGTTATTTAATCAGCATGAGTGGAGGCACTTTTTGCTTCAACACCGCAACACGGTAGGTCTACTTCGGCTCGTCTGGCTCGGAGAAAAGCCGAGGTATTCCTTGAATGTGGACAAAGCTGAAGATGTTTCCTTTCAGGAGTCTGATGGATGTTTCATATGGCAGCGTAGAGACTGTCCAGCTTTCAAGATGGAGAACGGCATTCCTTTAAACTACATGCCGATTGAAGACCTCGAATTGAGCAGCTTCGCCAACTGGGGCGAAGTTCAAGATGAGGTCAACGCTCTGTGGCGGAACCTCGGCCAACTGGCCCCAGAGGCTTTGCAGATGGTTGAACAAATTAAAGCCGAATGCTCGGAGACCGAGCTGATCGAAAAGCTCGTTCAATGGGTCAGGCAGGAAATCCGCTATCAAGGTTTCGAGGTTGGGGCTTTAGCCATGAAACCTGCAGACCTTGAGGCCATCTGGAAACGGCGGCATGGCGACTGTAAAGAAAAGTCATCTCTGCTGGTTGCCTTGTTGCGTGCTGCCGGAGTTGAGGCATATCCGGCTCTTGTTCACACATCCATGGGTGGGCTTTTGGAATCGACGCTTCCATCTCCCGGAGCCTTTAACCACGCCATTGTCTGTATCCGACATCAGGGCCTGGAATACTGGGTGGATTCGACCAACTCGCTGCAACGCGGAGGTTTGCCGAACTGGACCGGCATCTACCACTTTGGCTACGCCTTACTGATTGGTCCCGATGACGGTAACTTAAGTGTGATCGCTGAGCCAGATAAACGACGTAACTGGGTGCAAATCGCCGAGCACTATCAAATCAACTCCCATCAAAAATCGGCTAAATTTACGATCAAGCATCGGGCGTCAGGGGTTGAAGCTGAGCACCTTCGTCACATTGTGGAACATGAGGGGCGAGTGAAGCTGCAAGGTGACTTTGTGGCATGGGTTAAAGCAGCCCATCCCTCGGCCGAACTCCAGACAGATCTCGAGATTGAGAGCACCGACAGCAAAGATCAATTTTGCATGCAGGGGGAGTTTTATATCCCTGAAGCCTTTATTGTCTCTCCGGACGGATCGGAGGAGGGGGTGGTCTTTAGCCCCTACGCCATTATCGACCGAGTGGTTGGCGCTGATCACTCAAACAGAAAGCATCCGCTTGGCTTGAACTACCCATGCCGAATTGGGCAAACAACCACGATCGATTGTGATGTGAGCATTCCTTTCAGCAAGGACACCAAGAGGGTGGATTGCCCGTTTTTTGTCATGAGTTTCGATGTCGAAAACCACGAGGGAAAGCCTTTGTTGCGTTATCATTATGAAACCAAGGAGAAATTAGTCCCCCCTGATCGCATGGCCGGCTATAAAGCTCATTTGGTCAAATCAGAAGACTTGATCACTTGGGCAATTTCGGGTCCCCGCAATGCATCGGGCCAGAGTGAAGTCGAAAACGCTTGGGGGGCACCCAAACGGCAAAGCTATCGAAGTTCAGGTAGCGGGCGCCGGCGAGTCTACCGGGAAAGGCCCGAGTCCTCTTCTGCCGGCATCCCGGTGTGGCCATTTGTCATCGCAGTCGTCATCGTTTTGCGATTGGTTTTTGCCATGATGGATGGTTAA
- a CDS encoding rolling circle replication-associated protein: MKYAAYPNWFTSYGVYLKQKLLMAEGFPMPSGWMMVTLTVNPDWFEDECDAYKYLKPKVTRYMKQVAEKLYEWGYFEEARHCVNWWKFEFQANGWPHWHVFTNLTKRVSEEQLKELCGMWKWGRVEYKHCDQHGHYAFKYAFKAPLKKYNSDNLKNAVPEWFLNYYEIKDGKPEAFDRVRFFQRSRNFLANFSDWLVSQGKEPHDYKVMQPRKKDKPKSCHFPRPVWMVLDEKMKKVQVIARNEHGDYLKSKTIHLNDAFHTFEHFLTQGTLNGDVVSIKPNHYFLEKIPAGFAQLSDKHKLKQICQNNKMTMTRAKQLRQLAFRKLAQISAYASKE; encoded by the coding sequence GTGAAATACGCTGCATACCCTAACTGGTTCACGTCTTACGGTGTTTACTTAAAGCAAAAATTGCTTATGGCCGAGGGTTTCCCCATGCCCTCGGGCTGGATGATGGTCACATTAACCGTTAATCCAGATTGGTTTGAAGATGAGTGCGACGCTTACAAATATTTAAAGCCCAAAGTCACTCGTTATATGAAACAAGTAGCTGAAAAGCTCTATGAATGGGGATATTTTGAAGAGGCTCGCCACTGTGTCAACTGGTGGAAATTTGAGTTTCAAGCTAACGGCTGGCCACATTGGCACGTTTTCACAAACCTGACTAAGCGTGTTTCTGAAGAACAATTAAAAGAATTGTGTGGCATGTGGAAATGGGGTCGCGTCGAATATAAGCATTGTGATCAGCATGGACACTACGCTTTTAAATATGCTTTCAAGGCTCCGCTGAAAAAATACAACAGCGACAACCTAAAAAACGCAGTTCCTGAATGGTTTCTTAATTATTATGAAATCAAAGACGGAAAACCTGAAGCATTCGATCGCGTGCGTTTTTTTCAGCGGAGCCGTAATTTCTTAGCCAATTTTTCTGATTGGTTAGTTTCTCAAGGGAAAGAGCCGCATGATTACAAAGTCATGCAGCCGCGCAAAAAAGACAAGCCTAAGTCTTGTCACTTCCCCCGCCCTGTCTGGATGGTGCTTGATGAGAAAATGAAGAAAGTCCAGGTCATTGCTCGGAATGAGCATGGCGATTATCTCAAATCTAAAACAATTCATTTAAATGATGCGTTTCATACTTTTGAGCATTTCTTAACGCAAGGGACACTAAATGGTGACGTGGTTAGCATTAAGCCAAACCATTACTTTTTAGAAAAGATTCCCGCGGGATTTGCTCAACTCTCCGACAAACATAAACTAAAACAGATATGTCAAAACAACAAAATGACGATGACAAGGGCCAAGCAGCTTCGGCAGCTGGCGTTCCGCAAATTGGCGCAGATTTCGGCCTACGCTTCAAAGGAATAA
- the htpG gene encoding molecular chaperone HtpG, which produces MATKEHTHSFQAEVRQLLDIVIHSIYTDKEIFVRELVSNASDALEKMRLKQLTEKDVFESERELQIEITTDEEAKTLTITDSGIGMNHEELVENLGTIAHSGTKAFLEKMKEQGDSNADVIGQFGVGFYSAFMAADKVDVISRSWEKDSEGHVWSSDGASGYDIESTDEASRGCRIVIHLKEGMEEFATEARIKGILEKYSNFVSFPIQLNGEHINKVEALWMKSKKEITEEQYNEFYKFTAHAFDDPRYIMHFSADAPLSINALLFTPNENTEQFGMGQMEPGVALYCRKVLIDAKPDKLLPEWLRFLRGVIDSEDLPLSISRESMQDSALVQKLNGLITKRYLKFLEREAKNEPEKYAEFYQKFGRFLKEGIATSFEHQEQLAGLLRFESSMTDAGKTSSFAEYVDRAKEEQENIYFLTGLSREAIESGPYLEAFKARGLEVCYFTEPVDQYVMDALPEFKGKKLVSADRGEIELDDIATEGTELGKKESEKLIKFLEEELSERIAKVESSGRLVDSPVAALTPKDAPNAQMRAIMASMGQEVPMTKTSLEINPRHEVIHGLARLVDTDKETAQLVAQQLTDNALLAAGLLENPHQMTSRINQLLEKVVH; this is translated from the coding sequence ATGGCTACCAAAGAACACACCCATTCGTTCCAAGCAGAAGTTCGTCAACTGCTCGATATCGTCATTCACTCGATCTACACGGATAAGGAAATCTTTGTTCGTGAACTTGTCTCCAATGCGTCAGACGCCCTTGAAAAAATGCGCCTGAAGCAACTCACGGAGAAAGACGTTTTCGAATCCGAGCGAGAGTTGCAGATTGAAATCACCACCGATGAAGAAGCCAAAACCCTGACCATCACGGATAGTGGTATCGGCATGAATCACGAGGAACTGGTCGAAAACCTGGGAACCATCGCACACTCAGGAACCAAGGCGTTTCTTGAAAAAATGAAAGAGCAGGGGGACTCCAACGCCGATGTGATCGGTCAGTTCGGAGTTGGTTTTTACTCAGCATTCATGGCCGCCGATAAGGTTGATGTTATTTCCCGCTCATGGGAAAAAGACAGTGAAGGGCATGTTTGGAGCAGTGACGGTGCCAGCGGATATGATATTGAGTCAACGGATGAAGCCTCCCGGGGGTGCCGTATTGTGATTCATCTCAAGGAGGGCATGGAAGAATTTGCCACCGAGGCGAGAATCAAAGGCATTCTCGAAAAATACTCCAATTTTGTATCATTCCCTATTCAACTCAACGGCGAGCACATCAACAAGGTGGAAGCTCTCTGGATGAAGAGTAAAAAGGAAATCACCGAAGAGCAATACAATGAGTTTTACAAGTTCACAGCGCATGCCTTTGATGATCCTCGCTACATCATGCACTTCAGTGCGGACGCACCGCTATCCATCAATGCGCTCCTGTTCACACCCAATGAAAATACCGAGCAGTTTGGGATGGGGCAAATGGAGCCTGGTGTGGCACTTTACTGCCGCAAGGTCCTAATCGATGCCAAACCGGACAAGTTACTCCCTGAGTGGCTTCGCTTCTTGCGCGGTGTAATCGACAGCGAAGATCTGCCGCTCAGCATTTCCCGCGAATCCATGCAGGACAGTGCCTTGGTGCAAAAACTCAACGGCTTGATCACCAAGCGTTATTTGAAGTTCCTTGAGCGCGAGGCGAAAAACGAGCCCGAGAAATACGCCGAGTTTTATCAGAAATTCGGTCGATTCCTCAAAGAAGGCATCGCGACCAGCTTTGAACACCAAGAACAACTGGCAGGCCTGCTTCGTTTTGAAAGCTCGATGACGGATGCCGGTAAAACCAGCAGTTTTGCTGAATACGTTGACCGGGCCAAGGAAGAGCAGGAAAACATTTACTTCCTTACAGGCTTGTCCCGTGAGGCAATCGAGAGCGGTCCTTATCTTGAAGCGTTCAAGGCTCGTGGGCTCGAGGTCTGTTACTTTACCGAACCTGTGGATCAATACGTGATGGATGCCTTGCCCGAGTTTAAAGGGAAGAAGCTCGTTTCCGCTGACCGTGGCGAAATTGAACTCGATGACATCGCAACCGAGGGCACCGAGTTGGGCAAAAAAGAAAGCGAGAAGCTCATCAAATTCCTCGAAGAAGAACTCTCGGAGCGCATTGCCAAGGTGGAGTCCTCCGGCCGATTGGTTGATAGTCCCGTCGCCGCATTAACGCCCAAAGATGCTCCGAATGCCCAGATGCGCGCCATTATGGCATCCATGGGGCAGGAAGTCCCAATGACCAAAACGTCCTTGGAAATCAACCCGCGCCATGAGGTTATTCACGGATTGGCTCGATTGGTGGATACAGATAAGGAAACCGCCCAGTTGGTCGCTCAGCAACTTACAGACAATGCCTTGTTGGCTGCAGGATTGCTAGAAAATCCACATCAGATGACCTCTCGGATCAACCAACTGCTAGAAAAGGTCGTTCATTAA